In one Mycobacterium heckeshornense genomic region, the following are encoded:
- a CDS encoding nitroreductase family deazaflavin-dependent oxidoreductase, whose amino-acid sequence MNKVFIQMSRLGLRFGGEGPVVLTVRGRKSGQPRSTPVTPMTVDGKEYVVAGFPGADWVENTRAAAEARITRGRRRQRVRMVELSADEARPLLREWPNQVPTGVGFMKRAGLVTDGRPEEFEALAGRCAVFRVEPLEVEQR is encoded by the coding sequence ATGAACAAGGTCTTCATCCAGATGTCGCGGCTGGGCCTACGATTCGGCGGCGAAGGCCCAGTCGTGTTGACGGTCCGCGGCCGCAAGTCCGGGCAGCCGCGCTCGACGCCGGTCACCCCGATGACCGTCGACGGCAAGGAGTACGTGGTGGCGGGATTTCCCGGTGCCGACTGGGTGGAGAACACCCGGGCCGCAGCCGAGGCCCGGATTACCCGCGGGCGCCGTCGCCAGCGGGTGCGGATGGTGGAGCTGTCAGCCGACGAAGCCCGCCCGCTGCTGCGCGAATGGCCCAACCAGGTGCCCACCGGGGTGGGGTTCATGAAGCGCGCCGGGCTGGTCACCGATGGGCGGCCCGAGGAATTCGAAGCGCTCGCCGGACGCTGCGCGGTGTTCCGCGTCGAACCGTTGGAAGTCGAACAGCGTTGA
- a CDS encoding alpha/beta fold hydrolase translates to MINLAYDDRGSGEPVLFIAGHGGAGRTWHLHQVPAFLAAGYRAITFDNRGVGATENAEGFTTQTMVGDTAALIEKLDAAPARIVATSMGAFIAQELMLARPDLVSQAVLMGTRGRLDHVREFFHTAEAELYDSGIQLPASYDAKIRLLESFSPKTLNNDTAIADWISMFTMWPSKPTPGTRCQLEVSPKNNRLPAYQAITAAVLVIGFADDLVTPPHLGREVADAIPNGRYLEIPDAGHLGFLERPEAVNAAALQFFAGGSA, encoded by the coding sequence GTGATCAACCTTGCTTACGACGACCGCGGATCTGGCGAGCCGGTGCTTTTCATCGCCGGCCACGGCGGCGCCGGGCGCACCTGGCACCTGCATCAGGTTCCGGCGTTTCTGGCCGCCGGTTATCGCGCCATCACGTTCGACAACCGCGGGGTGGGCGCCACCGAGAACGCCGAGGGATTCACCACCCAGACCATGGTCGGTGACACCGCGGCGCTCATCGAAAAGCTGGACGCCGCCCCGGCACGCATCGTGGCCACGTCGATGGGTGCGTTCATCGCGCAGGAGCTCATGCTGGCCCGGCCCGACCTGGTCAGCCAGGCCGTGCTGATGGGCACCCGCGGCCGGCTCGACCACGTCCGTGAATTCTTCCACACCGCCGAGGCCGAGCTGTACGACTCCGGCATTCAGCTGCCGGCCTCCTACGATGCGAAAATCCGGCTGCTGGAAAGCTTTTCGCCCAAGACGCTGAACAACGACACCGCGATCGCCGACTGGATCAGCATGTTCACCATGTGGCCGAGCAAGCCCACCCCGGGAACGCGGTGCCAGCTGGAAGTGTCGCCGAAGAACAACCGCTTGCCGGCCTACCAGGCCATCACCGCGGCGGTTCTGGTGATCGGTTTCGCCGACGACCTGGTGACACCGCCGCACCTGGGCCGCGAGGTCGCCGACGCCATACCCAACGGGCGCTACCTGGAGATCCCCGATGCCGGACATCTGGGGTTTCTTGAGCGGCCGGAGGCCGTCAACGCCGCCGCGCTGCAGTTCTTCGCCGGCGGCTCCGCCTGA
- the fadD8 gene encoding fatty-acid--CoA ligase FadD8: protein MSDELLRNPTHNGHLLVGALKRHRDKPVLFLGDTTLTGGQMAAKISQYIQAFEALGAGTGAAVGLLSLNRPEVLIIIGAGQTQGYRRTALHPLGSLDDHAYVLSDAGISTLIIDPNPMFVERALGLLERVDSLQQILTIGPVPDQLKHVAKDLSAEAEKYQPQPLVAADLPPDHIIGLTYTGGTTGKPKGVIGTAQCISTMTMIQLAEWEWPEQPRFLMITPLSHAGAAYFLPTLVKGGQMYVLPRFDPAEVLKTIEEKRITATFVVPSMLYALLDHPDSHTRDLSSLETVYYGASAINPVRLAEAIRRFGKIFAQNYGQSEAPMAITYLAKGDHDEKRLTSCGRPTLFARVALLDLDGKPVQQGEVGEICVSGPLLAGGYWNLPDATAETFRDGWLHTGDMAREDEDGFYYIVDRVKDMIVTGGFNVFPREVEDVVAEHPAVAQVCVVGAPDEKWGEAVTAVVVLRPDAPRDDAAIATMTAEIQAAVKERKGSVQSPKRVVVVDSLPVTGLGKPDKKAVRAQFWEGAERAVG from the coding sequence ATGAGTGACGAGCTGCTGCGCAACCCCACGCACAACGGTCATCTGCTGGTCGGTGCGTTGAAACGGCACCGCGACAAGCCGGTGCTGTTCCTGGGCGACACCACGCTGACCGGCGGTCAGATGGCGGCCAAGATCAGCCAGTACATCCAGGCGTTCGAGGCGCTCGGTGCGGGCACCGGCGCAGCAGTGGGGCTGCTGTCGCTGAACCGGCCCGAGGTGTTGATCATCATCGGCGCCGGCCAAACCCAGGGCTACCGCCGCACCGCGCTGCACCCGCTGGGTTCGCTGGACGACCACGCCTATGTGCTCTCCGACGCCGGGATCAGCACGCTGATCATCGACCCCAACCCGATGTTCGTCGAGCGGGCACTGGGGCTGCTGGAGCGGGTGGACTCGCTCCAGCAGATCCTGACCATCGGCCCGGTACCCGACCAGCTCAAGCACGTCGCCAAGGACCTGTCGGCCGAGGCCGAGAAATACCAGCCGCAGCCGCTGGTGGCCGCCGACCTGCCACCGGATCACATCATCGGGCTGACCTACACCGGCGGCACCACCGGCAAACCCAAGGGCGTCATCGGCACCGCGCAGTGCATCAGCACCATGACCATGATCCAGCTCGCGGAATGGGAATGGCCCGAGCAGCCGCGGTTCTTGATGATCACCCCGCTGTCGCACGCCGGGGCGGCGTACTTTCTGCCGACGTTGGTCAAGGGCGGCCAAATGTACGTGCTGCCCAGGTTCGACCCGGCTGAAGTTTTGAAAACCATTGAGGAGAAACGGATTACGGCGACATTTGTGGTGCCGTCGATGCTGTACGCGCTGCTGGACCACCCGGACTCGCACACCCGCGACCTGTCGTCGCTGGAGACCGTCTACTACGGCGCGTCGGCGATCAACCCGGTGCGACTGGCCGAGGCGATCCGCCGATTCGGCAAGATCTTCGCCCAGAACTACGGGCAGTCCGAGGCGCCGATGGCGATCACCTATCTGGCCAAGGGCGATCACGACGAGAAGCGGCTGACCTCGTGCGGACGCCCGACGCTGTTCGCGCGGGTCGCGCTATTAGACCTCGACGGCAAACCGGTGCAGCAGGGCGAGGTCGGCGAAATCTGTGTCAGCGGGCCGCTTTTGGCCGGCGGCTACTGGAACCTGCCCGACGCGACTGCGGAAACGTTTCGCGACGGCTGGCTGCACACCGGCGACATGGCACGCGAGGACGAGGACGGCTTCTACTACATCGTCGACCGGGTCAAGGACATGATCGTCACCGGCGGGTTCAACGTGTTCCCTCGGGAGGTGGAGGACGTCGTGGCCGAACATCCGGCGGTCGCCCAGGTGTGCGTGGTCGGCGCGCCGGACGAAAAGTGGGGCGAAGCCGTCACCGCGGTGGTGGTGCTGCGGCCCGACGCACCCCGCGACGACGCCGCGATCGCGACGATGACCGCGGAGATCCAGGCCGCGGTCAAGGAGCGCAAGGGCTCGGTGCAGTCGCCCAAACGAGTCGTGGTCGTCGACTCGCTGCCGGTCACCGGGCTGGGCAAACCGGACAAGAAGGCGGTGCGCGCGCAGTTCTGGGAAGGCGCCGAGCGCGCGGTCGGCTGA
- a CDS encoding GlxA family transcriptional regulator, whose product MSRSVVVLGFPGIQALDVVGPFEVFAAASTCLAAQGRDGYQLVLASVNGQPVPTRMGLTFATTRLPDPRRPVDTVVLPGGRGVHDARKNPQIIDWIRAAAGSARRVATVCTGAFLAAQAGLLDGCTATTHWAYADQLRREFPSITVDPEPIFVRSSPTVWTAAGVAAGIDLALSLVEDDHGTDVAQTVARWLVLYLRRPGGQTQFAAPVWMPRAKREPIRRVQEAIESQPGAAHSIADLARRAGMSPRHFTRLFTDEVGEPPGAYVERVRIEAARRQLEETDDTVAAIAARCGFGTPESMRRNFVRRIGISPDQYRKTFA is encoded by the coding sequence ATGTCGCGATCTGTGGTTGTCCTGGGCTTCCCCGGCATCCAGGCACTGGATGTGGTCGGGCCGTTCGAAGTGTTCGCCGCGGCGTCCACGTGCCTTGCCGCGCAGGGCCGTGACGGTTACCAGCTGGTGCTGGCGTCCGTGAACGGCCAACCGGTGCCGACCCGAATGGGCCTGACTTTCGCCACCACCCGGCTGCCCGACCCGCGCCGTCCGGTGGACACCGTGGTGCTGCCCGGCGGGCGCGGAGTCCACGACGCGCGGAAGAACCCGCAGATCATCGACTGGATTCGGGCCGCCGCCGGCAGCGCTCGCCGCGTCGCCACCGTCTGCACGGGCGCCTTCCTCGCCGCGCAGGCGGGATTGCTCGACGGCTGCACGGCCACCACCCACTGGGCCTACGCCGATCAGCTCCGGCGCGAATTCCCCTCGATCACCGTTGATCCCGAGCCGATCTTCGTGCGCAGCTCGCCGACGGTGTGGACCGCCGCCGGTGTCGCCGCTGGCATCGACCTGGCGCTGTCGCTGGTCGAAGACGACCACGGCACCGACGTGGCCCAGACGGTGGCCCGCTGGCTGGTGCTCTACCTGCGCCGCCCCGGCGGGCAGACCCAGTTCGCTGCCCCGGTGTGGATGCCGCGCGCCAAACGTGAACCGATCCGCCGCGTGCAGGAAGCGATCGAGTCGCAGCCCGGCGCCGCGCACAGCATCGCCGACCTGGCCCGCCGCGCCGGGATGAGCCCGCGGCATTTCACCCGGCTGTTCACCGACGAAGTCGGCGAGCCGCCCGGCGCCTACGTCGAACGCGTCCGCATCGAGGCGGCGCGCCGCCAGCTCGAAGAAACCGACGACACCGTCGCGGCGATCGCCGCCCGGTGCGGCTTCGGAACACCAGAAAGCATGCGGCGCAACTTCGTTCGGCGCATCGGCATATCCCCAGACCAGTACCGCAAGACCTTCGCGTGA
- a CDS encoding amidohydrolase: protein MAAADLVVTGTVLTVDDARPTAEALAVTDGRIVAVGDRTDVSGLIGPDTQTIDIGDGCVMPGFVEAHGHPLMEAVALSERIVDIRPVTMRDADDVMAAIRREVARRGAAGAYLNGWDPLLQPGLAEPTLDWLDGTAPDGPLVILHNSGHKAYFNSRAARLAGLTRDTPDPKGARYGRDAHGDLDGTAEETGAVFPLLSAAIQPADYPAMLLAECARLNRAGLTTCSEMAFDPAFRPLVEQLRGQLTVRLRTYETSNPQMHTDAEPGDGDDLVRQVGIKIWVDGSPWIGNIDLSFPYLDTPATRTIGVEPGSRGHANYTREQLTEIVDAYFPLGWPMACHVQGDAGIDTILDVYEEALQRNPRDDHRLRLEHVGAIRNDQLRRAAALGVTCSIFVDQIHYWGDVIVDGLFGLQRGSRWMPAGSAVAAGMRISLHNDPPVTPEEPLRNISVAATRIAPSGRVLAPEERLTVEQAIRAQTIDAAWQLFADDVIGSLEVGKYADMVVLSADPRTVPRQDIADLDVRATFLAGRQVYPR, encoded by the coding sequence ATGGCCGCCGCCGACCTCGTTGTCACCGGCACCGTGCTGACCGTCGACGACGCGCGGCCCACCGCCGAGGCGCTCGCCGTCACCGACGGCCGGATTGTCGCGGTCGGCGACCGAACGGACGTCAGCGGGCTGATCGGCCCCGACACCCAGACGATCGACATCGGCGACGGCTGTGTGATGCCGGGATTCGTTGAGGCGCACGGCCATCCGCTGATGGAGGCGGTGGCACTGTCGGAGCGGATCGTCGACATCAGGCCGGTCACCATGCGCGACGCCGACGATGTCATGGCCGCTATCCGCCGCGAAGTCGCGAGACGCGGCGCGGCCGGTGCTTACCTCAACGGCTGGGACCCGCTGCTGCAGCCCGGGCTTGCAGAGCCGACGCTGGACTGGCTCGACGGTACCGCGCCGGATGGCCCGCTGGTCATCCTGCACAACTCGGGGCACAAGGCGTATTTCAACTCGAGGGCCGCCCGACTCGCCGGCCTGACCCGCGACACCCCCGACCCCAAGGGGGCGCGGTACGGCCGCGACGCCCACGGCGACCTCGACGGCACCGCCGAGGAGACCGGCGCGGTGTTCCCGCTGCTGAGCGCCGCGATCCAGCCCGCCGACTATCCGGCCATGCTGCTCGCCGAATGCGCCCGGCTCAACCGCGCCGGGCTCACCACCTGCTCGGAGATGGCCTTCGACCCGGCGTTTCGCCCGCTGGTGGAACAACTGCGCGGCCAGCTGACGGTGCGGCTGCGCACCTACGAGACCTCCAACCCGCAGATGCACACCGACGCCGAACCGGGCGACGGCGACGACCTGGTGCGACAGGTCGGCATCAAGATCTGGGTCGACGGGTCGCCGTGGATCGGCAACATCGATCTGTCGTTTCCCTACCTCGACACCCCCGCCACCCGCACCATCGGCGTCGAGCCGGGGTCCCGCGGGCACGCCAACTACACGCGAGAACAGCTGACCGAGATTGTCGACGCATACTTCCCGCTGGGCTGGCCGATGGCCTGCCACGTGCAGGGCGACGCCGGCATCGACACGATTCTTGACGTCTACGAAGAAGCGCTGCAACGCAATCCGCGCGACGACCATCGGCTTCGGCTCGAACACGTCGGAGCCATCCGCAACGACCAACTGCGGCGCGCCGCCGCCCTCGGCGTCACCTGCAGCATCTTCGTCGACCAGATCCACTACTGGGGTGACGTCATCGTCGACGGGCTGTTCGGGCTGCAACGCGGATCTCGTTGGATGCCAGCCGGTTCCGCAGTCGCCGCCGGCATGCGCATCTCGCTGCACAACGATCCGCCGGTCACTCCCGAGGAGCCGCTGCGCAACATCAGCGTGGCCGCGACGAGGATCGCGCCGAGCGGCCGGGTGCTCGCACCCGAGGAACGGTTGACGGTCGAGCAGGCCATCCGTGCACAGACCATCGACGCCGCCTGGCAGCTGTTCGCCGACGATGTGATCGGCTCGTTGGAGGTCGGCAAGTACGCGGACATGGTGGTGCTGTCGGCCGATCCGCGAACGGTGCCCCGGCAAGACATCGCCGACCTCGACGTGCGCGCGACCTTCCTGGCCGGCCGGCAGGTGTATCCCCGGTGA
- a CDS encoding DUF3592 domain-containing protein, whose translation MISLKALWRLIIHGSNRDASDTLPRRVLRWARVTVLILAGVVTLQSVLLVAGAWRNDIAIEHNMGVAQAEVLSAGPRRSTIEFVTPDRVTYRPELGVLYPSELSTGMRIYVEYNKRDPNLVRVQHRNAKLAIIPAGSIAVVGWLIAGAALVAIAVLETRLDRHADLNKPSSPRGS comes from the coding sequence ATGATCAGCTTGAAGGCCTTGTGGCGCTTGATTATTCACGGAAGTAACCGCGACGCGTCCGATACCTTGCCGCGCCGTGTGCTGCGGTGGGCCCGGGTCACGGTGCTGATCCTGGCCGGTGTAGTCACCCTGCAGTCGGTGCTGCTGGTGGCCGGTGCCTGGCGCAACGACATCGCCATCGAACACAACATGGGCGTCGCCCAGGCCGAGGTGCTCAGCGCTGGACCGCGCCGCTCGACGATCGAGTTCGTCACACCCGACCGGGTCACCTATCGACCCGAACTTGGTGTGCTCTACCCGTCCGAATTGTCCACGGGCATGCGCATTTACGTCGAATACAACAAGAGAGACCCCAACCTGGTGCGAGTACAGCACCGTAACGCCAAGCTGGCCATCATCCCGGCGGGATCCATCGCGGTGGTCGGCTGGCTGATCGCCGGTGCGGCACTGGTGGCGATCGCGGTACTCGAGACGCGGCTGGACCGTCACGCGGACCTGAACAAGCCGTCCAGCCCCCGGGGGTCTTGA
- a CDS encoding DJ-1/PfpI family protein, producing MTQIAIVTYPGFTALDFIGPYEVLRWLPNADVRLVWHEPGPITADSGVLVVGATHSFTETPAPDVVLVPGGMTSVEHARDEKLLEWLRQAHQRATWTASVCSGSIILASAGLLAGKRATSHWMALSTLKALGAIPIDDQRIVQSDDKIVTCAGVSAGIDLALWLAGQIGGASRAKVIQLAMEYDPQPPFDSGHMSKASASTKAAATALMARELVKPDQLKAATMLLWDRALNGVRSRRKRRLVPSIR from the coding sequence GTGACTCAGATCGCGATTGTGACCTATCCCGGCTTTACCGCACTGGATTTCATCGGCCCCTACGAAGTGTTGCGGTGGCTGCCCAACGCCGACGTCCGCCTCGTCTGGCACGAGCCCGGCCCGATCACCGCGGACTCCGGTGTGCTGGTCGTCGGCGCCACGCATTCGTTCACCGAAACGCCTGCTCCCGATGTCGTTTTGGTGCCCGGTGGTATGACGTCCGTCGAGCACGCGCGTGACGAGAAGCTGCTGGAGTGGCTGCGGCAGGCTCATCAGAGGGCGACGTGGACCGCCTCGGTGTGCTCAGGGTCGATCATCCTGGCCTCCGCGGGGCTACTGGCCGGCAAGCGGGCCACGTCGCACTGGATGGCGCTGAGCACCCTGAAAGCGCTGGGCGCCATTCCCATTGACGACCAACGCATCGTGCAATCCGACGACAAAATCGTCACCTGTGCGGGGGTGTCGGCGGGCATCGACCTGGCGCTGTGGCTGGCCGGGCAGATCGGTGGGGCAAGCCGCGCGAAGGTCATCCAACTGGCCATGGAATACGACCCGCAACCACCGTTCGATTCCGGCCACATGTCCAAGGCGTCGGCGTCGACCAAGGCGGCGGCCACCGCTTTGATGGCCAGGGAGCTCGTCAAACCGGACCAGCTCAAAGCGGCGACGATGCTCCTATGGGACCGCGCCCTCAACGGTGTGCGCTCGCGGCGCAAGCGTCGCCTTGTACCGTCCATACGGTGA
- the menD gene encoding 2-succinyl-5-enolpyruvyl-6-hydroxy-3-cyclohexene-1-carboxylic-acid synthase gives MNPSTTQARVVVDELIRGGVRDVVLCPGSRNAPLAFALQDADRAGRIRLHVRIDERTAGYLAIGLAIGAGAPVCVAMTSGTAVANLGPAVVEANYARVPLIVLSANRPYELLGTGANQTMEQLGYFGTQVRATISLGLAEDAPDRMDVFNATWRSATCRVLAAATGARTANAGPVQFDIPLREPLVPDPEPGPAAPATPAGRPGGLPWTYSPAVTFDQPLDIDLSLDTIVIAGHGAGVHPNLAELPTVAEPTAPPARNPLHPMTLPLLHPQQVIMLGRPTLHRPVEALLADPSVPVYALTTGPRWPDVSGNSQATGTRAVTTGTPNPAWLRRCAELNRHALDAVRSQLKAHPLTTGLHVAAAVADALRPGDQLVLGASNPVRDAALVGLNPHGIKVRSNRGVAGIDGTVSTAIGAALAHEGRTVALIGDLTFVHDSSGLLIGPTEPTPHNLTIVVSNDNGGGIFELLEQGDPRFSDVSARIFGTPHDVDVGALCRAYHVDSRQIEVGELGAALDEPNPGMRVLEVKADRSTLRRLHAAIKAAL, from the coding sequence ATGAACCCTTCGACGACGCAGGCCCGGGTGGTCGTCGATGAGCTGATCCGTGGCGGTGTCCGCGACGTGGTGCTGTGCCCGGGCTCGCGTAACGCGCCGCTGGCCTTCGCGCTGCAGGACGCCGACCGGGCCGGGCGGATCCGCCTGCATGTGCGCATCGACGAGCGCACCGCGGGCTATCTGGCCATCGGGCTGGCCATCGGCGCCGGCGCGCCGGTGTGCGTGGCGATGACGTCGGGCACCGCGGTGGCCAACCTCGGCCCCGCGGTGGTGGAGGCCAACTACGCGCGGGTGCCGCTGATCGTGTTGTCGGCCAACCGGCCCTACGAACTGCTCGGCACCGGCGCCAACCAGACCATGGAGCAGCTCGGCTACTTCGGCACCCAGGTGCGCGCCACGATCAGCCTCGGACTCGCCGAGGACGCGCCAGACCGGATGGACGTCTTCAACGCGACGTGGCGATCGGCGACCTGCCGGGTGTTGGCCGCCGCCACCGGGGCCCGCACCGCCAACGCCGGGCCGGTGCAATTCGACATCCCGCTGCGCGAGCCGCTGGTGCCCGACCCGGAACCCGGCCCGGCGGCGCCCGCCACCCCAGCGGGCCGGCCGGGCGGCTTGCCGTGGACCTACAGCCCGGCGGTCACCTTCGACCAGCCGCTAGACATCGACCTGAGCCTGGACACCATCGTCATCGCCGGTCACGGCGCCGGCGTCCACCCCAACCTGGCCGAGCTGCCGACCGTCGCCGAGCCGACAGCGCCGCCCGCCCGCAATCCACTGCATCCGATGACGCTGCCGCTGCTGCACCCGCAGCAGGTGATCATGCTGGGCCGCCCGACGCTGCACCGGCCGGTGGAAGCGTTGCTGGCCGACCCGTCGGTGCCGGTGTATGCGCTGACCACCGGCCCGCGCTGGCCGGACGTGTCGGGCAACTCACAGGCCACCGGGACCCGCGCGGTCACCACCGGCACGCCCAACCCGGCCTGGCTGCGCCGCTGCGCCGAGCTCAACCGGCACGCCCTCGACGCGGTGCGCAGCCAGCTCAAGGCCCACCCCCTGACCACCGGCCTGCATGTGGCGGCAGCGGTGGCCGACGCTTTGCGCCCCGGTGATCAGCTGGTGCTCGGCGCGTCCAACCCGGTGCGCGACGCGGCCCTGGTCGGGCTCAACCCACACGGCATCAAGGTGCGCTCCAACCGCGGCGTCGCCGGCATCGACGGCACCGTATCCACCGCGATCGGGGCCGCGCTGGCCCATGAGGGCCGCACCGTCGCGCTGATCGGCGACCTGACCTTCGTGCACGACAGCTCCGGCCTGCTGATCGGGCCCACCGAGCCGACGCCGCACAACCTGACCATCGTGGTGTCCAACGACAACGGGGGCGGCATCTTCGAGTTGCTGGAGCAGGGCGACCCGCGGTTCTCCGACGTGTCGGCGCGGATTTTCGGCACCCCGCACGACGTCGACGTCGGCGCGCTGTGCCGGGCCTACCACGTGGACAGCCGCCAAATCGAGGTCGGCGAACTCGGCGCAGCCCTCGACGAACCCAATCCCGGCATGCGGGTGCTGGAGGTCAAGGCGGACCGGTCCACGTTGCGCCGATTGCACGCTGCCATCAAGGCTGCCCTATGA
- a CDS encoding o-succinylbenzoate synthase translates to MTRPHLPRLQDILDRLHVVALPMRVRFRGITTRELALIDGPAGWGEFGPFLEYEPDEAAHWLAAAVESAYQPPPPPRRDRIPINATVPAITAAQVPEVLARFPGARTAKVKVAEPGQTLDDDVARVEAVRALIPTVRVDANGGWTVAQAVEAVKALTATGPLEYLEQPCRTVDELAELRRQVDVPVAADESIRKVDDPLHVVRARAADVAVLKVAPLGGISALLGIAAHIDIPVVISSALDSAVGIAAGLHAAAALPELRHACGLGTGGLFAEDVAEPRAPVDGYLPVTGVGPDPARLQALAASPQRRQWWIDRVKACYPLLVMS, encoded by the coding sequence GTGACGCGGCCGCACCTGCCCCGTCTGCAAGACATCCTGGACCGCCTGCATGTCGTCGCGCTGCCGATGCGGGTGCGCTTCCGCGGCATCACCACCCGCGAGCTGGCCCTGATCGACGGCCCGGCCGGCTGGGGCGAATTCGGCCCCTTCCTCGAATACGAGCCGGACGAGGCCGCGCACTGGCTGGCCGCCGCGGTCGAATCGGCCTACCAGCCCCCGCCCCCGCCACGACGTGACCGCATCCCGATCAACGCCACCGTGCCCGCGATAACCGCCGCCCAGGTCCCCGAGGTGCTGGCGCGATTCCCGGGGGCGCGCACCGCCAAGGTCAAGGTGGCCGAGCCGGGACAGACCCTCGACGACGACGTCGCCCGGGTGGAGGCCGTCCGCGCCCTGATCCCGACGGTTCGGGTCGACGCCAACGGGGGCTGGACCGTCGCGCAGGCCGTCGAAGCCGTGAAGGCGCTTACCGCGACCGGCCCGCTGGAGTACCTCGAACAGCCCTGCCGCACTGTCGACGAGCTCGCCGAGCTCAGGCGCCAGGTCGACGTCCCGGTCGCCGCCGATGAAAGTATCCGCAAGGTCGACGACCCACTCCACGTGGTCCGCGCTCGCGCCGCCGATGTCGCGGTGCTTAAAGTTGCTCCGCTGGGCGGTATTTCGGCCCTACTGGGGATCGCCGCGCACATCGACATCCCGGTGGTGATCTCCAGCGCGTTGGATTCGGCGGTCGGCATCGCCGCCGGGCTGCACGCCGCGGCCGCGCTGCCGGAGCTGCGCCACGCCTGCGGGCTCGGCACCGGCGGGTTGTTCGCCGAGGACGTCGCCGAGCCTCGAGCGCCGGTCGACGGCTACCTACCGGTCACCGGCGTCGGGCCCGACCCCGCGCGGCTGCAGGCGTTGGCGGCATCGCCACAAAGACGGCAGTGGTGGATCGACCGGGTCAAGGCCTGCTACCCACTGCTGGTTATGTCCTGA
- a CDS encoding 1,4-dihydroxy-2-naphthoyl-CoA synthase, with the protein MTDNPFDPCAWRAVDGFADLTDITYHRHVADPTVRVAFNRPEVRNAFRPHTVDELYRALDHARMSPDIGVVLLTGNGPSPKDGGWAFCSGGDQRIRGRSGYQYASGETADTVDTARAGRLHILEVQRLIRFMPKVVICLVNGWAAGGGHSLHVVCDLTLASRQHARFKQTDADVGSFDGGYGSAYLARQVGQKFAREIFFLGRTYTAEQMHAMGAVNAVVDHAELESAGLQWAAEINAKSPQAQRMLKFAFNLIDDGLVGQQLFAGEATRLAYMTDEAVEGRDAFLEKRKPDWSRFPRYF; encoded by the coding sequence TTGACCGACAACCCGTTTGATCCCTGCGCGTGGCGAGCTGTCGACGGGTTCGCCGACCTGACCGATATCACCTACCACCGCCACGTCGCCGATCCCACCGTGCGGGTGGCGTTCAACCGGCCGGAGGTACGCAACGCATTTCGCCCGCACACCGTCGACGAGTTGTACCGGGCGCTGGACCACGCGCGGATGTCACCGGACATCGGGGTGGTGCTGTTGACCGGCAACGGGCCGTCGCCGAAGGACGGCGGCTGGGCGTTTTGCTCCGGCGGGGACCAGCGCATCCGCGGGCGCAGCGGCTACCAATACGCCTCGGGCGAGACCGCCGATACCGTCGACACCGCACGGGCCGGACGGTTGCACATCCTGGAGGTGCAGCGACTGATCCGCTTCATGCCCAAGGTCGTCATCTGCCTGGTCAATGGCTGGGCGGCCGGCGGCGGGCACAGCCTGCATGTGGTGTGCGACCTGACCCTGGCCAGCCGCCAGCACGCCCGGTTCAAACAGACCGATGCCGACGTGGGCAGCTTCGACGGCGGTTACGGCAGCGCGTATCTGGCGCGCCAGGTGGGCCAGAAATTCGCCCGGGAAATCTTCTTCTTGGGCCGCACCTACACCGCCGAGCAGATGCATGCGATGGGCGCGGTCAACGCTGTGGTCGACCACGCTGAGCTAGAGTCGGCCGGCCTGCAATGGGCAGCGGAGATCAATGCCAAATCTCCTCAGGCGCAACGGATGTTGAAGTTCGCATTCAACCTGATCGACGACGGGCTGGTCGGCCAGCAGCTGTTTGCCGGGGAGGCAACACGTTTGGCGTACATGACCGACGAGGCCGTCGAAGGCCGCGATGCCTTCCTCGAGAAGCGTAAGCCGGATTGGAGCCGGTTCCCACGCTATTTCTGA